Proteins encoded together in one Nostoc sp. PCC 7524 window:
- a CDS encoding U32 family peptidase, producing MEIARSQNPQSSFQRPEILAPAGNWECAKAAVENGADAIYFGLDRFNARMRAQNFTEADLPQLMAFLHRRGVKGYVTVNTLIFPKELAQAQQYLRTIIAAGVDAIIVQDVGICRLIRHLSPDFPIHSSTQMTITSAAGVDFAKSLGCHLVVLARECSLKEINKIQQQIAQRSATLPLEVFVHGALCVAYSGQCLTSEALGGRSANRGECAQACRMPYDLIADGEIVDLGDRKYLLSPQDLAGLEVLPELVKSGVTSLKIEGRLKAPEYVANVTRVYRQALDRVMEKLQKPNPLTPFPTREGGIKATLAVSERERRRGQESYNLEMAFSRGLYTGWFEGINNQELVHARFGKKRGVYLGEVIRIRNEQVIVRLEAPLKAGDGVVFDCGHPEAREEGGRVYGVIQKGEDAVLTFGRGDLNFRRIHVGDKLWKTSDPELDKQLRQSFAGDNPQFQRPIDVEVYGEVGELLVAIARDELGNIIQVQSEILLVEAHTKPLDTDRLKEQFGRLGNTPFCLGTLTNHLSGAVMLPVSELNRMRREIVTQLEDLRSQPQRWQLNHHASFQDLLPPKSPTSPTSPTLIVLVRNLKQLQAALKTGVETLYCEFEDPRAYREAVRLVNEVRQGRQGSTSPTLREANTTSPPSPLPTPHSPLPSIWVAPPRITKPGENWILQQVRASQADGYLVRNYDQLEFFAADHCIGDFSLNVANPLTAGYFKQHFGLERLTASYDLNVNQLEDLLTSCSPQWFEVTIHQHMPMFHMEHCVFCAFLSAGTDYTNCGRPCEKHEVKLRDRVGSEHILLADTGCRNTVFNGTAQTGAEYVQRLIDLGLGQFRIEFVNETPEQVSKIIQRYQQLLQGEITGSQLWRELKLHNQLGVTRGPMGVATAGIH from the coding sequence ATGGAAATTGCCCGCTCACAAAATCCCCAATCATCGTTTCAACGTCCTGAAATCCTTGCACCTGCTGGTAACTGGGAGTGTGCTAAAGCGGCTGTAGAAAATGGGGCGGATGCAATTTATTTTGGTTTAGATCGGTTTAATGCCAGAATGCGGGCGCAAAATTTTACTGAGGCGGATTTACCTCAATTAATGGCATTTCTGCACCGTCGAGGTGTAAAGGGTTATGTCACTGTCAATACCCTAATTTTCCCTAAAGAATTAGCCCAAGCACAGCAATATCTCCGGACAATTATTGCTGCTGGGGTGGATGCGATCATCGTTCAAGATGTGGGGATTTGTCGTCTGATACGTCATCTATCACCGGATTTTCCGATTCACTCCTCTACGCAAATGACAATCACCAGTGCGGCTGGAGTAGACTTTGCTAAGTCTCTCGGTTGTCATTTAGTGGTGCTGGCGCGTGAATGTTCCCTCAAAGAAATTAACAAAATTCAGCAGCAGATTGCCCAACGTTCAGCGACTTTACCGCTAGAGGTATTTGTTCACGGTGCTTTATGTGTGGCTTATTCCGGGCAATGTTTAACCAGTGAAGCTTTAGGTGGACGTTCCGCAAATCGGGGTGAATGCGCTCAAGCTTGCCGGATGCCCTATGATTTAATCGCTGATGGGGAAATTGTAGACTTAGGCGATCGCAAATATTTACTCAGTCCCCAAGATTTAGCCGGGTTGGAAGTATTACCAGAGTTAGTCAAGTCCGGCGTAACCAGTCTCAAAATTGAAGGTCGGCTGAAAGCGCCAGAGTATGTTGCTAATGTCACCCGTGTTTATCGCCAAGCATTAGATCGGGTGATGGAAAAATTGCAAAAACCTAACCCCTTAACCCCCTTCCCTACTAGGGAAGGGGGAATAAAAGCTACCCTGGCTGTGTCGGAGAGAGAGCGGAGGAGAGGTCAAGAAAGCTACAACTTGGAGATGGCGTTTTCTCGTGGACTTTATACGGGTTGGTTTGAGGGGATTAATAATCAAGAGTTGGTTCATGCGCGATTTGGGAAAAAGCGGGGGGTTTATTTAGGTGAAGTTATCCGCATTCGCAATGAACAGGTGATAGTGAGGCTAGAAGCACCCCTGAAAGCTGGGGATGGAGTGGTGTTTGACTGTGGTCATCCAGAGGCTAGGGAAGAAGGTGGTCGAGTTTATGGAGTCATACAGAAAGGTGAAGATGCAGTTTTAACCTTTGGACGAGGTGATTTGAACTTCCGCCGGATTCATGTCGGTGATAAGCTGTGGAAAACCAGCGACCCGGAATTAGATAAACAACTGCGTCAGAGTTTTGCCGGGGATAATCCCCAATTTCAGCGTCCGATTGACGTGGAAGTTTATGGAGAGGTGGGTGAGTTATTGGTGGCGATCGCACGCGATGAACTTGGTAACATCATACAGGTACAATCAGAAATTTTACTGGTAGAAGCACACACCAAACCTCTAGATACAGACCGCCTCAAAGAACAGTTTGGTCGTTTGGGTAACACCCCTTTCTGTTTGGGAACATTAACTAATCATCTCAGTGGCGCTGTGATGTTACCCGTGAGTGAATTAAACCGGATGCGCCGAGAAATCGTCACCCAGTTAGAAGACTTACGCAGCCAACCCCAACGCTGGCAATTAAATCATCACGCCTCCTTCCAAGACCTACTTCCCCCTAAATCCCCCACATCCCCCACATCCCCCACACTCATCGTCCTAGTCCGCAACCTCAAACAACTCCAAGCCGCCCTCAAAACTGGTGTAGAAACCCTTTACTGTGAATTTGAAGACCCCCGTGCCTATCGGGAAGCAGTCAGGTTAGTAAATGAAGTGAGACAAGGGCGACAAGGTAGCACTTCCCCCACCTTGCGAGAAGCTAACACTACATCTCCCCCCTCCCCACTCCCCACTCCCCACTCCCCACTCCCCAGCATCTGGGTCGCTCCTCCCCGCATTACCAAACCTGGGGAAAACTGGATTTTGCAACAAGTCCGGGCTTCTCAAGCAGATGGCTATCTGGTGAGGAACTACGACCAACTAGAGTTTTTCGCCGCAGACCATTGTATTGGTGATTTCTCTCTTAACGTTGCCAACCCCTTAACAGCAGGCTATTTCAAACAGCATTTTGGTTTGGAACGGCTAACAGCATCCTATGACTTGAACGTTAACCAACTGGAAGATTTACTCACAAGTTGTTCACCCCAATGGTTTGAGGTGACAATTCATCAACATATGCCAATGTTCCATATGGAACACTGCGTTTTTTGTGCTTTTCTCTCGGCAGGGACAGACTATACAAACTGTGGCAGACCTTGTGAAAAACATGAAGTGAAATTAAGAGACCGAGTAGGCAGTGAACACATTTTGCTAGCAGATACAGGTTGCCGCAACACTGTATTTAATGGTACTGCCCAAACTGGAGCAGAATACGTACAGCGCCTGATAGACTTGGGATTGGGTCAGTTCCGCATTGAATTTGTCAATGAAACCCCAGAACAGGTGAGTAAAATCATACAGCGTTATCAACAATTACTCCAAGGTGAAATTACAGGTTCTCAACTCTGGCGCGAGTTGAAATTACACAATCAACTGGGTGTCACTCGTGGCCCTATGGGCGTGGCTACGGCTGGTATTCATTAG
- a CDS encoding ArsR/SmtB family transcription factor, which yields MKFLYHPDRKNISLPGVLYALGDPVRLEIVRLLATKGEQCCADFDFAIAKSTMSNHFKILRESGVVLSRKEGTQHINKLRKEDLEALFPGLLDAVLRSAPPMLVCQ from the coding sequence ATGAAATTTTTATATCATCCAGACCGAAAAAATATATCTTTACCAGGAGTGCTGTATGCACTTGGTGATCCTGTACGGCTAGAGATTGTGAGATTGCTAGCCACCAAGGGAGAACAATGTTGTGCTGACTTTGATTTTGCGATCGCGAAGTCTACTATGTCTAATCATTTTAAAATCCTCAGAGAGTCAGGGGTTGTCTTGAGCCGTAAGGAAGGGACACAGCACATTAACAAGTTAAGGAAAGAAGATTTAGAAGCACTGTTTCCAGGGTTACTAGATGCAGTATTGCGATCGGCTCCACCGATGTTGGTGTGTCAATAG
- the trxA gene encoding thioredoxin has translation MSSVTNVTEATFKQEVLDSEIPVLVDFWAPWCGPCRMVAPVVDEVASEYAGQVKVVKLNTDQNPTVASHYGIRSIPTLMVFKGGRQVSTVVGAVAKTSLTKTLVQHIQQE, from the coding sequence ATGTCATCCGTCACAAATGTTACAGAAGCCACATTTAAACAAGAAGTGCTGGACAGTGAAATTCCAGTATTGGTGGATTTTTGGGCCCCTTGGTGTGGGCCTTGTCGGATGGTAGCCCCAGTTGTCGATGAAGTTGCTAGCGAATACGCAGGACAGGTAAAGGTGGTGAAGCTGAACACAGATCAAAATCCCACTGTTGCCAGTCATTATGGAATTCGTAGCATTCCTACACTAATGGTATTTAAGGGGGGGCGGCAAGTCAGTACAGTTGTGGGGGCAGTTGCCAAAACCAGTCTGACTAAAACTTTAGTACAGCATATTCAGCAAGAGTAA
- a CDS encoding nitroreductase family protein has protein sequence MSTITQIQPLDVPKAIIQRRSIKTFKTDSIAPELLKQLVELTVAAPSSFNIQDWRIILVQDEAQKAALSAASWNQKQIIEAPVTFVFAADPTVGEGDLTPVFEKALQTGAWNEGTVNYFKNAIPQFQAGLGDKRREYAIKDAMIAATHLVLAAESLGLSTCFMNGWIEEKVKEVIGAAENPDLAIAVLVPVGYAAEPRLDPGRLPLSYNVSIDTINHPYQG, from the coding sequence ATGAGTACAATCACCCAAATTCAACCTCTAGATGTACCTAAAGCTATTATTCAACGTCGCTCAATCAAAACTTTTAAAACCGATTCCATAGCGCCAGAACTGCTCAAACAATTAGTAGAGTTAACCGTAGCTGCACCTAGTAGTTTTAATATCCAAGACTGGCGGATCATTCTGGTTCAAGATGAGGCGCAAAAAGCGGCTTTATCAGCTGCCTCTTGGAATCAAAAGCAAATTATTGAAGCTCCAGTTACCTTTGTTTTCGCAGCCGATCCCACCGTTGGAGAAGGAGACTTAACCCCAGTATTTGAAAAAGCGTTGCAAACTGGCGCGTGGAACGAAGGCACTGTCAATTATTTTAAAAATGCTATTCCCCAATTTCAAGCAGGCTTAGGAGACAAACGCCGAGAATATGCCATTAAAGACGCAATGATTGCCGCGACTCATTTAGTCCTAGCCGCAGAAAGCCTGGGACTATCTACCTGTTTTATGAATGGTTGGATTGAAGAGAAAGTCAAAGAAGTAATTGGTGCAGCCGAAAATCCTGATTTAGCGATCGCAGTTTTAGTTCCTGTAGGCTATGCTGCCGAACCCCGCTTAGATCCCGGTCGCTTGCCATTATCTTACAACGTTTCTATAGACACAATTAATCATCCCTATCAAGGGTAA